The sequence below is a genomic window from Nitrososphaerota archaeon.
TCTTCAACAGTAATGCCGAACTTTGTCTTTCCTCCTCCAAATACCAGACCAGAGTACTTGCCCTTTCCGACACCGGGGTTTATCCTGAACGAAATAGTTTCAGGAACTCCAAATTTCAGCAGTTTAGCAAGTGTATCTGCATCATCTAAATTGATTATTACCCCAGAGTCGTAAGCAAACCTTAGCTCGTCATTGCTGTTGTAATTTCCCGTGTAGCTTATGTCATGAGCGCTGAAACCTGCCATCTTGGCAAGTTGTATTTCCTCTGAGCAGGAAGCGTCCGCACCTGCACCTCCACTTCTGATTATTCTAAGCACTGAAAGGTTGTTGTTCGCTTTTATTGCATACTTCAGCTTGAAATTAGCATAATTAGGTTTGAATGCTTTGAATAGCCTTCTGATGTTGTCCCTTATTCTTCCTTCGTCAGTTACATAGAGAGGAGTGCCAAAGCGCTCCGCAAGTTCTATTGTATTTGCTCCGCCTATGTGCAGTATGCCTTTTGTGTTCTCCAGCGGTGCCTGTATCTTCCACAATTTGTTTTACACCCTAACTATTTGGGTTTTAAAACATCTTGCATGCTATAAATTCCGGGCTTCTGTACAGATGACAGCCATTTCGCAGCTAAGAGTGCTCCCTGAGCAAAGACACTCCTCGAGAAGGCTATGTGTTCTATCTTTATCATTTCGTACTGACCTGCAATGTTGATTTCGTGTATCCCAGGCACTCCTCCAAGACGCTGTGCAAGTATCTCTAACTCCCCCCTTCCCCTCTTGCCCGCAGCCCTTCTATCGAAGACTGTCTTGGAATACCCTCTGGCTCTGGAGATTATTTCACCGAGAGTCATCGCTGTGCCACTTGGGGAGTCTGCCTTGCCAGTGTGATGTGCTTCTACAATGCTTGCGTCGTATTCTGGAGGGAGGCTGGACGTCATCGATGCGATATTGAAGATGAAGTTCATGCCTATAGAGAAGTTTGACGCTATTAGTGCTGGCACATTGGCTATAGAGGCTCTCAGCTTGCTACTCTGCTCTGGCGTAAATCCTGTGGTTCCTATGACGATCTTCTTCCCTGCCTTCGCTATCTTTGGAGTATTCTCAGTTTCTGCTGCTGGATTTGTTACTGATATTACCACATCAGCATCCTTCACGGCATCTGCAATTGATGAGGAACTGTGGAGTGTGACATCCGAATCTAGTCCTATGCTATGCAGACTCCTGCCTACGTTTCTGTTGTTTACTGATGCTACAGCTCCTACGAGTTCGAAGTCGTTACTAATCTCTTTCACTATCGTGCTGCCGAAGCGTCCGGTAGCGCCCACTATGCAGAGCCTAATAGGATTCATAGTATAGTCCATCCATGTACTTTGCTTTGTAGAGCCTTTCCCCTAAATCGACATCGAAGAACTCCTCTATAGGTTCCAGAATCTCTGGGTGCTGCTCGTAGGTCTTCCGCGCTTGGCCAACTACGAACTCAATTGCTTTCTTTGTCATCCTTCCAAGCGGCTGCCTGCACGGCCCAGAAGGCATTCCGAGTATGTTCATCAGCGTCTTTGTAGCCAAAGGGTTCCTTGCCCTTACCTGAACTTCTCCAAATTTTGTCTGTTCCATGGTCTTGACCGTTATGCATCCAAATAGGGGACTAAGGTACTCGTGTAACTCCCTCGAATTGGAGTTTCCTGATATTCCAGCTTTTACAAGGTCTGCAGCAGCACTTGGCGTTATGTTCGAGGTTACAGAGATTACGCCAGATGCCCTAATCTCGTTATCCTGGATCATGGTCAGTGTTTTGTCATCATCGCCAGATAGAATTGTGAAGCCTTTGCCACAGAGCTTCCTAGTCATTCTCATATTTGCAATGTCTCCAGTGGCCTCTTTTACCGCATTCACATTCTTGAAATATGAGGAAAGTATGGCAAGGTCTTGCGGCAACAGTTGGGTTCCTGTTCTGCCTGGGATTACATACGGGATGATGTTCAGATTAGGGAACCTCCTAGCTATGGGCTCTATGTATTCTCTCCTAATTTCCAGTGAACTTGGGCCATTATAATATGGATCGACTAGAAGCACGGAGTCTATACCAATTTTTGCTGCAAAACTTGTGCCTTCCATGCATTCCTTGCTGCTATTGCTGCCTGTACCCGCAATCACCCTGCATTTGCTTGGCACATGTTCCTGGACAAATTCAATAGTTTTCTTATGCTCGTCCCAAGACAGTGTAGGGCTCTCTCCCGTAGTTCCTGTGACCACTATCCCCGTAATACCCTGCTCCACTTGGAACTCCGCTAGACGTTTTAGGCCTTCATAGTCTACTCTGCCATTCCTAGCAAACGGTGTGACGATTGCCGTATATGCTCCTTCGAACATCGTATATTCACTTCGATTACTATCACCATAGGGGTATAATAACTGCGTATATGAAAGTTTTGGTATGATAATCGTCTATTGGTTGGAGAGATTAGTCGACATGTTTAAAAGGCGTGTCTAAATCAAGGTCTTCGTCTATTCCTTTCCTGTTCTTCCTCACTAGCAGTAATGCGACTACTGCTACTGCTACAACTTCACCTAGTATAGCTACCGTCATCCATCTGTCTGTCGAAGAAAGCCTGTTTATGACCAGGGAAACTGTCTGTGGAGTAGAGTCGAGTAAAACTGTCTGCGTCTGGACTAGAACTCCGCTAACGGAAACGTCCAGAGTATATGTACCGCTTGGCAATAATAGGCTCTGGGTCCTTAAGAGGCTGCCTTCATATTGTTCATCATTCTTCCTAACCTTGAATGACGCTGCTATCACATTGCCTCCAAATTCGTCTGTCGCATCTATCTTAAGCTGTTGGAGCTTGGTAGTTACTTGTATGTCTTCAGGGAACCTTATAGTCGAACTAGAAGTGTTTGTATTGAAATCAGTAGCAGTAAAGTTGTTCACCTTGATTTTTGTTAGAGTTACTGTAAGGTCCGGCTTGGTGCTAAGCAAGTAAGTCGTCCCTCCCACGTTAGTCTTCGGCACATCAGGCTCTACGAATACTGTATATCCAGTAATAGGAGACTTGCCATCAGTTAGACTAATTCTGGAAACTGGAAGAACTATATTTTTCGACGCTACAGCAGTTGTTAAACCGTTTGTCGCAGTCGATGCAAATACTGCGAGGTTGATTGGCGGCTTGCCAGAAAGAGGAAGGCTTACTCCACTCTTCGAATCGGTAAAGTCCAGAATCGTAAAGTTATCGTCTTCGAGCACCAGTAGAGGAAGATATGCGTAAATCTTGACTTCGCCGTTCTGCTCTGCAAGGTAAATGTGCAAGTAGTTCAACCCGAGTCGCAGAGGCGTGTCTCCGTCGCTACCTATTCTTCCAGCTTGTGGAATCCCAATTTCTACAGCAAGGTCGCTATTAGCAGAGAGGTTACCAGAAACTACTGCAACGGTTCCGTTCTTGCTTATCGCTATGTTGGTACCTTGATTTGTGTACATTCTTGGGCTCTCGATCACGAAAAACGCCCTTGTGTTTGATGGATCTGTCAAGGGAGGCGGGCTGTACAGAATCTTGAGTGCAGTTCTGGGTTTTATCACATTATGGTATTTCACAGAGCCGTGGAAACCTTGAACATTGACTTCTTCTGATCCTGGTTTTACAAGTGCTATATGCCTTACTGGTGTCTTAGCGGAACTCTTTGGGACTATTTCTATTCCTAATGGGTTGACTGATACGCTGGCATCCATGTCGTTCAGCCGCTCTTCCCCAATAAATACAATGTTGGCCTTCTCAGACCTACTTCCAGCTGTGACAGTCAGTTCAAAGTCTTGCGTGTTTCCGCAACAGGATAATGCTGGAATTGTCAACTGCAGATCGTTACCTTGCCTGACTTGCTGTACTCTTGATTGCTGGCCTTTAGGACCAAAAGAAACACTAACATCCTGTTTTGCGACTACCCATAAAGACTCGTCAGCATGAACTGCTAGTGTCGTGCCTTGAAGCGGTATATTAGCCAGTCCCTTTTCAAATCCCAGCATCGCTATACCTTCGGTTACAGGTCTTGGCTGTTGCTGAGGAGCTTGCACACCAGGTGCTTGAGCAGCAATCAAGGGACTAGAGATTAGGAAGAGCAGTGCAAGCAAAAGATAGGCGATCTTCATTCTTCCTTCTCCTGTGTTAACCTGAGTATAATCAAGAACACTATCCCTATGCCCAGTGCAGGAACAATTGTTACAAGATACGGAAGAAATTGTATCGCTATTGAAGCTCCTAGCACTGGTAACATCAATATCGCTCCACCAAATGTCAGTAGTGCCACTGCAGGTCTGAGTGATGTCACCATTTTAGCTTCTGCTGAAGGATTTTCCTTTACTTCCGTGTACCGTACCTGTGCTGCAAGGGCTGAGAAAGTTATCGACGGTATCGCTATCGTCATTGCCATTCTAACGTAGCCTGACAAAGGAAGCTGCTCAGTGCTTCCTACGTACCCTAGCAGAGTTAGCCCTCCAGAAATATGGTCGAATGCCCTGATAAGATTGAAATTCTCCTTCAGAGCCTGACCCTCGAAAGATCCTGCGTAGGTTATCAATGCGAGCATGTAGCCGAGGACGAAGAAGATTATTTTCTGCGTCACGCTTAACCTCTTCCCGAGCACTATTTGATATATCGATGCGATGACCCCGAAGAACAGGTATGCCAAAAGGACTCCCACGAAATCCGAGGCGTTGTTCGTAAGAAATACCGTCACAGTTGGGTAAATTATAGGTGCGTTCAGGACAGCGCTCTCAGCGAGCAGCTCTGTTGAAGGGCCCAATCTCTGGAAGTAGGCTCTTCCCCAGAGGAAGATGTATAGCAGTAGCATGGCAATTGTGAATATAAATGGGAATGAAGGTGCAAAGCCCGACATGCTTGTTGCAACAGTAGGGTTCGCGATCATGATCAGTATCGGTATCGTTGCCAGTGCCGAAACGTATGTTCTAAGCTCTCGCAATTGCTGCATATGACCATCTCTCCAATGCTTCTATAGTCTGTCTTACTGTACTTGCAGTTGTAAGCACCAAAGGTACGCCAGCATTCTTTGCAGATTTCTGAATCTGCTCAGCTCTAGTCTTGTTTGCTTCATTATGAACCATTACAACTATCAGGTCTTTATTCAGGGCAAGTCTGGGTATGTATGAGTCAAGCAAAAGGTCGTCAGTTCTCCCGAGCACTAGAACGAGCTTCCTGCCGTATTCTGCTGGAAGCTGCTGAACGGTCTTGGTTAGGTTCGTTACGATGAATTTGTCGAGCGCCGGCTGGACCTGAGCAAGATGACGCAAAAGTAAATCTATGTGCACATCTCCTCGGTCAGGCTTTACTAGAGTCCTCAGTTTATTGTCGAAGACCAGAAGGCCTGTATCTGTCCCTCTTCGCACAAAGTTATAGCACAACGAGGCTGCTATATCTGCCCCAACATCAAGGCTCGTATCCTCCCCGTTCTGCGCTCCCATATCCTTGCCACTGTCAAGTACTATCGTTATGGCTGAACCCACTTCTCCAGCCATGATCTTGGTCTTGGGTTTATGATCTGGAGACTTTGCCATCGCCTTCCAAGAAATTACCTTGTAATCGTCGCCAGCTTGATAGTCTCTTATGCCCCAGATTTCGCTACTTCTGCCTCTCTTGTTAGGCGCAACGACTCCAATGATTCCTGCGCCTAGTGATTCTGTGGCCGTTGTAAACGGGTAGATGTGGGGAAGGATAAGAATTTCCTGCTCATCATCAAAGATGAATGTCTTCCCAGAAATTAGGAGCCAGTCCATTATGGTAACTTTTGTTCTGGAGAGTTTGTGCAAGCCTCTCTTTGTCACCTTGAATGTCTTTACAAGATTGTAATCCTGTCTGGGGTTAAAGACGACTATACCTGTGTTGATATCGAGGTTTAGAGTCTTACAAGAGAACTCGACCTTCGAGTTCGCTGGGAATGACCCTTCATATCTGATCTTCAGACTCGTTGTAAGCTCGGCTGGAGGTATGACTTGCGTCTTATCAATTTCGCGCTTAACGGTGAATTTGTTAAACGGCTTTAATACTCTGAAGAGTATTATGTTTAGAGAAACGCTCAGAAAGACGCTTAGGGCTGCAAGCGTCGTATCCGTAAGAAATGTTAGACTAGTGATTAGCAATAGTAGAAACAGATTCAGTATGAGCCTGTTGTACCCCCTCATTTGAGATCAGATCGGAACCGCTACCTGATCCATCGCCTGCATCAGAATGTTCTTCATGAATTGTATTCCGAGACCCTCTCTCGCCTCTGGTGAATCGAACAATACATCTTGAGCTAGCGTTATTCTATGATTCAAAACATCAAACGCAACGGCCTTTACGTCGTCAGGAATTACATACTTTCTGCCCTCTGTGACAGCTGCGTAACCCTTTGCTGCGTATAGCAGAGCTACTGAAGCTCTTGGGCTTGCACCCAATACCACTTTGGGTACTTGGTTCGTGCCTCTCACAAAATCTGCAATATATTCGAGTATTTCATCCTTGGCTTTCACCTGAGAATGTATAACATCTCTTGCAGCCAGAAGCGCCTCTTTGCTCACGGCTGGCTTAATATCCATCTCTTTTGCAGACTTTCTTTTGATTATTTCGATCTCTCCAGATTCGTCAGGATAAGCCATTATGAGCCTGAACAGAAATCTGTCCAGCTGAGCTTCGGGAAGTGGAAATGTACCCTCAAATTCGAGGGCGTTCTTGGTTGCAATTACCGCAAATGGTTCGTCCAGTTTCGTGGTCATTCCATCGACGCTGACTTGTTTTTCTTGCATGCACTCCAGCAGAGCAGCTTGTGTCTTTGGAGGGGCTCTGTTTATTTCATCCATCAGTACTACATTTGCAAATATCGGCCCTGGCCTGAACTCGAACTCCATAGATTTGGGGTTGTATATCCTAGTGCCTGTAATGTCTGATGGCATCAAGTCTGAAGTACTTTGGATTCTCCTTACCGAGAGACCGAGAGAGTTCGCAAAGACTGTAGATAGCAAGGTCTTTGCAGTTCCAGGTAGTCCTTCTATCAGGACATGGCCTCCAACTAGTGCTGCAATGGTCAATGATCTAGTGACATCGGTGAAGCCTACTACATGTTTCTGTACTTCCTCGTTGATTGCATCAGCGATTTGCTTTACGTCTCTTGTGTCCTTTGCTGATTCTATCAATCTTTTACACCTTTATCGATTCAATAGAGGAACTCAACATGCTCTTGAGCTGTTGGATACCACTTATGTCCTTCTCCTCTGGCGAATACATCGCTTCCTGCTTTAGCACTATTCTATGATTCAGAACATCAAAGGCAACAGCTTTTACGTCTTCTATGGTTACGTAATCCCTACCTCCAAACAATGCTGCATAGCCTTTTGCTGCATTAAGAAGTGCTACTGAAGCAGTCGGGCTGGCTCCGAGGACTACCTGTGGGAACCCTCTGGTTTTGCGAACAACCTTCACCATATAGTCGA
It includes:
- the dapB gene encoding 4-hydroxy-tetrahydrodipicolinate reductase; this translates as MDYTMNPIRLCIVGATGRFGSTIVKEISNDFELVGAVASVNNRNVGRSLHSIGLDSDVTLHSSSSIADAVKDADVVISVTNPAAETENTPKIAKAGKKIVIGTTGFTPEQSSKLRASIANVPALIASNFSIGMNFIFNIASMTSSLPPEYDASIVEAHHTGKADSPSGTAMTLGEIISRARGYSKTVFDRRAAGKRGRGELEILAQRLGGVPGIHEINIAGQYEMIKIEHIAFSRSVFAQGALLAAKWLSSVQKPGIYSMQDVLKPK
- a CDS encoding MoxR family ATPase, whose protein sequence is MIESAKDTRDVKQIADAINEEVQKHVVGFTDVTRSLTIAALVGGHVLIEGLPGTAKTLLSTVFANSLGLSVRRIQSTSDLMPSDITGTRIYNPKSMEFEFRPGPIFANVVLMDEINRAPPKTQAALLECMQEKQVSVDGMTTKLDEPFAVIATKNALEFEGTFPLPEAQLDRFLFRLIMAYPDESGEIEIIKRKSAKEMDIKPAVSKEALLAARDVIHSQVKAKDEILEYIADFVRGTNQVPKVVLGASPRASVALLYAAKGYAAVTEGRKYVIPDDVKAVAFDVLNHRITLAQDVLFDSPEAREGLGIQFMKNILMQAMDQVAVPI
- a CDS encoding DUF58 domain-containing protein, with product MRGYNRLILNLFLLLLITSLTFLTDTTLAALSVFLSVSLNIILFRVLKPFNKFTVKREIDKTQVIPPAELTTSLKIRYEGSFPANSKVEFSCKTLNLDINTGIVVFNPRQDYNLVKTFKVTKRGLHKLSRTKVTIMDWLLISGKTFIFDDEQEILILPHIYPFTTATESLGAGIIGVVAPNKRGRSSEIWGIRDYQAGDDYKVISWKAMAKSPDHKPKTKIMAGEVGSAITIVLDSGKDMGAQNGEDTSLDVGADIAASLCYNFVRRGTDTGLLVFDNKLRTLVKPDRGDVHIDLLLRHLAQVQPALDKFIVTNLTKTVQQLPAEYGRKLVLVLGRTDDLLLDSYIPRLALNKDLIVVMVHNEANKTRAEQIQKSAKNAGVPLVLTTASTVRQTIEALERWSYAAIARA
- the dapA gene encoding 4-hydroxy-tetrahydrodipicolinate synthase, coding for MFEGAYTAIVTPFARNGRVDYEGLKRLAEFQVEQGITGIVVTGTTGESPTLSWDEHKKTIEFVQEHVPSKCRVIAGTGSNSSKECMEGTSFAAKIGIDSVLLVDPYYNGPSSLEIRREYIEPIARRFPNLNIIPYVIPGRTGTQLLPQDLAILSSYFKNVNAVKEATGDIANMRMTRKLCGKGFTILSGDDDKTLTMIQDNEIRASGVISVTSNITPSAAADLVKAGISGNSNSRELHEYLSPLFGCITVKTMEQTKFGEVQVRARNPLATKTLMNILGMPSGPCRQPLGRMTKKAIEFVVGQARKTYEQHPEILEPIEEFFDVDLGERLYKAKYMDGLYYESY